TCAGCAACTCACTGGCTGTAGGATGTTCCCTCCGGTATCGTGGCACCCGATGCACGCCTTCTGGAACAGCGCCGCGCCTCGTGATTGTGCAAATGCTGTACAAATATTAGGGAGAAAAGATGAATGTTCTTCTACTAATTCTGATCAGTTAGACTCTAGTTTGTGCTTTGTGGCGATGTTTCTCAACTTCTACACGGTCTTCTTACTTCATCCGAAACCATGAAATCCACGTTTCATCCATGGCAAGCTCAAGAGTCAAGACCCACGCTTCATGTGGACACACTAGATCGGAGTTTACAACAAAACCATCTCTATTGACAAGCAAGGGGCTGGCCAAACCTGAAGGAGTGGCGGCAGGGAAGTCCGGACACGCGGCGGCGCCGAGGAGGAGcgttgcggccaagagtggcgctGCGGCGCACTGTCTCACGGCCACTGCGAGAGAAGCAGACGCCTGCTTCAGGCTGCAGCGGCAGGCTGCCCTCCTCTGAAAACTGTGAGGCCGCGGCGCCGGCGGCCGTGCGGCCAGAGGAAGCTGGTGCATCTCGCGCCCACTGGCAGGCTAGCTGTGGAGGCTGCTGCCGGTTGCCTCGAGGTAGATTGAAAACGTGGTTCAAGGGGACGACACGTAGTAGAGGCTGGATGGATCGGGTTGGTCCACACAATGACACGAGTATACCACTAAACGTCTAAACAGACTGTCAGGCTATCACGGTGCATGGAAGAACAGAGTTGATCACAACTCAGTTCTCTGACACGAGGGATCCATACTTCGAGCAAAATAGCTCGGACAATGAAAGGCCAAGAGCATGAACATCGTCAACAAAATGGAAGGATAGGCAGCCAAGATCGAGCCTAGCTTAAACAGATAGACATACATCAACAACATCCAAACTTTGCAAGCATAGCAATATACATTTAACAGATCAGAAACATGTGCACGTCTTCGTATCAAAATTACCTTCAGAACTTCTGCAGAAGAAACAAAGCCTTTGCTCAAACCAATGAAGTTGCGCGCGTCATTTTAGTGACGAGACTACTTCAGTTTTAGTGACTATGTTGCTTCTATTTGCTCGGGATACGACCCAGACTTCTTAATTTGAGAATCAGAGTTCAGTTGTATTTTTTTTGGTGATCAAATGGCTGCATCTTTATTACTCGCCCATATGAAGAGCCAACA
This region of Lolium perenne isolate Kyuss_39 chromosome 2, Kyuss_2.0, whole genome shotgun sequence genomic DNA includes:
- the LOC127333017 gene encoding cytochrome c6, chloroplastic, encoding MHQLPLAARPPAPRPHSFQRRAACRCSLKQASASLAVAVRQCAAAPLLAATLLLGAAACPDFPAATPSAFAQSRGAALFQKACIGCHDTGGNILQPGATLSMKDLERNGVATEEEIYNITYYGKGRMPGYGENCTPRGQCTFGPRLAEEDIKMLAAFVKSQAENGWPKIDSDVE